GTCAGGCCCTGTGAGCGCGTGGTGCGGTGGAAGAGGCGCACGCCCAGCCGTTCCTCCAGTCGCGCCACCGTCTTGCCCACGGCGGAGCGCGACAGGTTCAGCTTCGTGGCCGCGGCGGAGAAGCCTCCGGCCTCCACGGCCTCCACGAAGACGGCCACGCCCTGAAGAGGATCGCTCATGGTCCAACCATTGTCGCCCTGGTGGCGACAGTGAAAGGAATTCTTGTCGCCACCGGAGAAATTGCTTCGCCAATACCTTCCCCCACGAACCTGTTGCAAGGAGCTGTGCGCGTGGGGACTTCGACGATGAAGCGCTGGGAGCTGGATGCCGTGGGGCGTGGCGGGCCGCAGCTGCGGACCGTGGCGATTCCGGAGCCCGGGCCGGGAGAGGTGCTGGTGAAGGTGGCGGCCGTGTCGCTGAACTACCGGGACCTGCTGGTGATGGAGAGCGGGATGGGGCTGTCCCTGGCGTTCCCGTTCACGCCGGGCTCGGACCTGGCGGGCGTGGTGGCGGCGGTGGGCGCGGGCGTGACCCGGTTCGCGGTGGGGGAGAAGGTCCTCTCCACGTTCTCACCGGGACGCCTGGACGGGCCGGCGCTTGGGACCGCGCGCGTGCCTCCGTACAAGACGCTGGGTGGGGCGTACCCGGGCGTGCTCGCGGAGTACGTCGCGTTTCCGGAGGACTGGTTCGTGAAGGCTCCCGCCACGCTGGACGCGGGTGAGGCCAGCACGTTGCCGTGCGCGGGACTGACCGCGTGGACCGCGCTGGTCGAGTACGGCCCGGTCCGTCCGGGACAGTCGGTGCTGGTGCAGGGCACGGGCGGCGTGGCGCTGTTCGGCTTGCAGCTCGCTCGGGCACAAGGCGCGGACGTCATCGTGACCTCCGGGAGCGACGAGAAGCTGGAGCGCGCGAAGGCGCTGGGGGCGACGCACGGCATCCACCGTGAGCGCGAGGACTGGGTGGAGGCCGTCTACCGCATCACCGCGGACCGGGGCGTGGACCACATCCTGGAGCTGGCGGGTGGCACGAACCTGGGCCGGTCCATCGAGGCGGTGGCGCTGCACGGGACCATCTCCGTGATTGGCGTCTTCGAGGGCTTCACGGTGACGGGGCCGTCCGGGCCGCTCCTGCTCAAGGAGCCCACGATTCGAGGCATCAACGTGGGCACCCGGAGGGCGCTGGAGTCCCTGGTGCGCGCGGTGGATGCCACCGGGCTCAAGCCGGTCATCGACGCGCGCTATCCGCTGGAGGCCCTGCCCGCCGCGCTGGAGCACCTGCGCAAGGGTGCGTTCGGGAAGATCGTGGTGGAGTCCCACTGAGCCGCACGGAGTAGGGTGCGGCGCATGTCGTCGCGCCCCTCCTCCGAAAGTCCTCGCCGCTTCCACTCCGAGCC
This DNA window, taken from Corallococcus coralloides DSM 2259, encodes the following:
- a CDS encoding zinc-dependent alcohol dehydrogenase family protein; translated protein: MGTSTMKRWELDAVGRGGPQLRTVAIPEPGPGEVLVKVAAVSLNYRDLLVMESGMGLSLAFPFTPGSDLAGVVAAVGAGVTRFAVGEKVLSTFSPGRLDGPALGTARVPPYKTLGGAYPGVLAEYVAFPEDWFVKAPATLDAGEASTLPCAGLTAWTALVEYGPVRPGQSVLVQGTGGVALFGLQLARAQGADVIVTSGSDEKLERAKALGATHGIHREREDWVEAVYRITADRGVDHILELAGGTNLGRSIEAVALHGTISVIGVFEGFTVTGPSGPLLLKEPTIRGINVGTRRALESLVRAVDATGLKPVIDARYPLEALPAALEHLRKGAFGKIVVESH